In the genome of Chiloscyllium plagiosum isolate BGI_BamShark_2017 chromosome 22, ASM401019v2, whole genome shotgun sequence, one region contains:
- the LOC122561273 gene encoding solute carrier family 2, facilitated glucose transporter member 5-like isoform X1: MVEEAYLSESGNEKIIGHLTWPLLAVSILTSFGSSMAYGYNLAVVNSPAEYIKGFYNDTFLERFNQTLPTPHLVLLYSATVSVFAVGGMIGSLLVGLLVARFGQKGTLVYSTFLMLVAGLLLGFSRVLHSPEMVILGRFLTGIHSGISLSVVPMYLGEIAPKNLRGFLGLIPTIFICLGVFAAQVLGLSELMGKEKDWPLLLSLIMAPALVELLFLPWFPESPRYLLIQKEDIAATVRALTWYRNKYNSNIQAEIEEMQEEQRSLTSLQTISVFQLIADYSVRWQLVSVIVINIGMQLSGIDAIWFYTNRIFEKSGIPKQYIQYTTVGTGAIEVVAGLIGSLTIERVGRRPLLIGGFSFMGFSCAGITMSLLFEVPWMHYASVACVVGIIAGFCVGPAGVPFLMTAELFTQSHRPAAYIIGGALNWLSNFTVGFVFPFLQMSAGAYCYLVFCGVCWIVAIYAYIVIPETRNKTFMEISQMFSSKNAARYRVSLDELQLRKFKGYGTLENSSTDFETYFMDE; the protein is encoded by the exons CACTTGACGTGGCCTCTCCTGGCAGTATCCATCCTCACTTCTTTTGGTTCCTCCATGGCCTATGGCTATAACTTAGCAGTGGTGAACTCACCGGCAGAG TATATTAAAGGTTTCTACAATGACACATTCCTGGAACGATTCAACCAGACCTTACCCACCCCTCACTTGGTGCTGCTATATTCAGCAACTGTCTCGGTGTTTGCAGTCGGTGGGATGATTGGCTCTCTGCTCGTCGGGCTGCTTGTGGCAAGGTTTGGTCA GAAGGGCACCCTTGTGTACAGTACGTTCCTGATGTTAGTAGCCGGACTTCTGTTGGGATTCAGCCGAGTGCTGCATTCCCCGGAAATGGTCATCTTGGGACGCTTCCTGACTGGGATCCATTCAG GTATTTCACTCAGTGTGGTTCCGATGTATCTGGGTGAAATTGCTCCCAAAAATCTGCGAGGATTCCTGGGTTTAATTCCTACTATCTTCATCTGTCTGGGAGTGTTTGCAGCCCAAGTGCTGGGACTGAGTGAGTTGATGGGGAAG GAGAAGGATTGGCCTCTCTTGCTGTCTCTGATCATGGCTCCAGCCCTGGTTGAACTGCTGTTCCTTCCTTGGTTCCCAGAAAGTCCGCGATATCTGCTGATCCAGAAAGAGGACATTGCAGCCACAGTGCGAG CACTAACGTGGTATCGGAACAAGTACAACAGCAACATACAGGCAGAGATTGAGGAGATGCAGGAAGAGCAGAGATCATTGACTTCCTTACAAACCATCTCAGTTTTCCAGCTGATAGCCGATTACTCAGTCCGATGGCAGCTCGTGTCAGTCATTGTGATCAACATTGGGATGCAGCTTTCAGGAATAGACGCG atctggTTCTATACAAATAGGATATTTGAAAAATCTGGGATCCCTAAGCAATATATCCAATACACTACTGTGGGGACTGGTGCAATTGAGGTTGTTGCCGGACTGATTGGG AGTTTAACGATCGAGAGAGTAGGGAGACGTCCTTTGCTGATTGGTGGATTCAGCTTCATGGGATTCTCTTGTGCTGGGATCACAATGTCATTACTATTTGAG GTTCCATGGATGCACTATGCCAGTGTGGCTTGTGTTGTTGGGATTATTGCTGGATTCTGTGTTGGACCAG CTGGAGTCCCCTTTCTGATGACTGCTGAGCTGTTTACCCAGTCACATCGTCCAGCTGCTTACATCATTGGAGGGGCCCTCAACTGGCTGTCAAACTTCACTGTAGGTTTTGTTTTTCCATTCCTTCAG ATGTCTGCTGGAGCTTACTGCTACCTGGTTTTTTGTGGGGTATGTTGGATTGTCGCCATCTATGCTTATATTGTCATCCCAGAGACCAGGAACAAAACTTTTATGGAGATCAGTCAGATGTTCTCCTCCAAAAATGCAGCAAGATATCGTGTGTCTCTTGATGAGCTTCAGCTGAGGAAGTTTAAGGGATATGGGACTTTAGAAAACAGTTCTACAGATTTTGAAACTTATTTCATGGATGAATAA
- the LOC122561273 gene encoding solute carrier family 2, facilitated glucose transporter member 9-like isoform X5, whose product MAYGYNLAVVNSPAEYIKGFYNDTFLERFNQTLPTPHLVLLYSATVSVFAVGGMIGSLLVGLLVARFGQKGTLVYSTFLMLVAGLLLGFSRVLHSPEMVILGRFLTGIHSGISLSVVPMYLGEIAPKNLRGFLGLIPTIFICLGVFAAQVLGLSELMGKEKDWPLLLSLIMAPALVELLFLPWFPESPRYLLIQKEDIAATVRALTWYRNKYNSNIQAEIEEMQEEQRSLTSLQTISVFQLIADYSVRWQLVSVIVINIGMQLSGIDAIWFYTNRIFEKSGIPKQYIQYTTVGTGAIEVVAGLIGSLTIERVGRRPLLIGGFSFMGFSCAGITMSLLFEVPWMHYASVACVVGIIAGFCVGPAGVPFLMTAELFTQSHRPAAYIIGGALNWLSNFTVGFVFPFLQMSAGAYCYLVFCGVCWIVAIYAYIVIPETRNKTFMEISQMFSSKNAARYRVSLDELQLRKFKGYGTLENSSTDFETYFMDE is encoded by the exons ATGGCCTATGGCTATAACTTAGCAGTGGTGAACTCACCGGCAGAG TATATTAAAGGTTTCTACAATGACACATTCCTGGAACGATTCAACCAGACCTTACCCACCCCTCACTTGGTGCTGCTATATTCAGCAACTGTCTCGGTGTTTGCAGTCGGTGGGATGATTGGCTCTCTGCTCGTCGGGCTGCTTGTGGCAAGGTTTGGTCA GAAGGGCACCCTTGTGTACAGTACGTTCCTGATGTTAGTAGCCGGACTTCTGTTGGGATTCAGCCGAGTGCTGCATTCCCCGGAAATGGTCATCTTGGGACGCTTCCTGACTGGGATCCATTCAG GTATTTCACTCAGTGTGGTTCCGATGTATCTGGGTGAAATTGCTCCCAAAAATCTGCGAGGATTCCTGGGTTTAATTCCTACTATCTTCATCTGTCTGGGAGTGTTTGCAGCCCAAGTGCTGGGACTGAGTGAGTTGATGGGGAAG GAGAAGGATTGGCCTCTCTTGCTGTCTCTGATCATGGCTCCAGCCCTGGTTGAACTGCTGTTCCTTCCTTGGTTCCCAGAAAGTCCGCGATATCTGCTGATCCAGAAAGAGGACATTGCAGCCACAGTGCGAG CACTAACGTGGTATCGGAACAAGTACAACAGCAACATACAGGCAGAGATTGAGGAGATGCAGGAAGAGCAGAGATCATTGACTTCCTTACAAACCATCTCAGTTTTCCAGCTGATAGCCGATTACTCAGTCCGATGGCAGCTCGTGTCAGTCATTGTGATCAACATTGGGATGCAGCTTTCAGGAATAGACGCG atctggTTCTATACAAATAGGATATTTGAAAAATCTGGGATCCCTAAGCAATATATCCAATACACTACTGTGGGGACTGGTGCAATTGAGGTTGTTGCCGGACTGATTGGG AGTTTAACGATCGAGAGAGTAGGGAGACGTCCTTTGCTGATTGGTGGATTCAGCTTCATGGGATTCTCTTGTGCTGGGATCACAATGTCATTACTATTTGAG GTTCCATGGATGCACTATGCCAGTGTGGCTTGTGTTGTTGGGATTATTGCTGGATTCTGTGTTGGACCAG CTGGAGTCCCCTTTCTGATGACTGCTGAGCTGTTTACCCAGTCACATCGTCCAGCTGCTTACATCATTGGAGGGGCCCTCAACTGGCTGTCAAACTTCACTGTAGGTTTTGTTTTTCCATTCCTTCAG ATGTCTGCTGGAGCTTACTGCTACCTGGTTTTTTGTGGGGTATGTTGGATTGTCGCCATCTATGCTTATATTGTCATCCCAGAGACCAGGAACAAAACTTTTATGGAGATCAGTCAGATGTTCTCCTCCAAAAATGCAGCAAGATATCGTGTGTCTCTTGATGAGCTTCAGCTGAGGAAGTTTAAGGGATATGGGACTTTAGAAAACAGTTCTACAGATTTTGAAACTTATTTCATGGATGAATAA
- the LOC122561273 gene encoding solute carrier family 2, facilitated glucose transporter member 9-like isoform X2, with amino-acid sequence MVEEAYLSESGNEKIIGHLTWPLLAVSILTSFGSSMAYGYNLAVVNSPAEYIKGFYNDTFLERFNQTLPTPHLVLLYSATVSVFAVGGMIGSLLVGLLVARFGQKGTLVYSTFLMLVAGLLLGFSRVLHSPEMVILGRFLTGIHSGISLSVVPMYLGEIAPKNLRGFLGLIPTIFICLGVFAAQVLGLSELMGKEKDWPLLLSLIMAPALVELLFLPWFPESPRYLLIQKEDIAATVRALTWYRNKYNSNIQAEIEEMQEEQRSLTSLQTISVFQLIADYSVRWQLVSVIVINIGMQLSGIDAIWFYTNRIFEKSGIPKQYIQYTTVGTGAIEVVAGLIGSLTIERVGRRPLLIGGFSFMGFSCAGITMSLLFEVPWMHYASVACVVGIIAGFCVGPAGVPFLMTAELFTQSHRPAAYIIGGALNWLSNFTMSAGAYCYLVFCGVCWIVAIYAYIVIPETRNKTFMEISQMFSSKNAARYRVSLDELQLRKFKGYGTLENSSTDFETYFMDE; translated from the exons CACTTGACGTGGCCTCTCCTGGCAGTATCCATCCTCACTTCTTTTGGTTCCTCCATGGCCTATGGCTATAACTTAGCAGTGGTGAACTCACCGGCAGAG TATATTAAAGGTTTCTACAATGACACATTCCTGGAACGATTCAACCAGACCTTACCCACCCCTCACTTGGTGCTGCTATATTCAGCAACTGTCTCGGTGTTTGCAGTCGGTGGGATGATTGGCTCTCTGCTCGTCGGGCTGCTTGTGGCAAGGTTTGGTCA GAAGGGCACCCTTGTGTACAGTACGTTCCTGATGTTAGTAGCCGGACTTCTGTTGGGATTCAGCCGAGTGCTGCATTCCCCGGAAATGGTCATCTTGGGACGCTTCCTGACTGGGATCCATTCAG GTATTTCACTCAGTGTGGTTCCGATGTATCTGGGTGAAATTGCTCCCAAAAATCTGCGAGGATTCCTGGGTTTAATTCCTACTATCTTCATCTGTCTGGGAGTGTTTGCAGCCCAAGTGCTGGGACTGAGTGAGTTGATGGGGAAG GAGAAGGATTGGCCTCTCTTGCTGTCTCTGATCATGGCTCCAGCCCTGGTTGAACTGCTGTTCCTTCCTTGGTTCCCAGAAAGTCCGCGATATCTGCTGATCCAGAAAGAGGACATTGCAGCCACAGTGCGAG CACTAACGTGGTATCGGAACAAGTACAACAGCAACATACAGGCAGAGATTGAGGAGATGCAGGAAGAGCAGAGATCATTGACTTCCTTACAAACCATCTCAGTTTTCCAGCTGATAGCCGATTACTCAGTCCGATGGCAGCTCGTGTCAGTCATTGTGATCAACATTGGGATGCAGCTTTCAGGAATAGACGCG atctggTTCTATACAAATAGGATATTTGAAAAATCTGGGATCCCTAAGCAATATATCCAATACACTACTGTGGGGACTGGTGCAATTGAGGTTGTTGCCGGACTGATTGGG AGTTTAACGATCGAGAGAGTAGGGAGACGTCCTTTGCTGATTGGTGGATTCAGCTTCATGGGATTCTCTTGTGCTGGGATCACAATGTCATTACTATTTGAG GTTCCATGGATGCACTATGCCAGTGTGGCTTGTGTTGTTGGGATTATTGCTGGATTCTGTGTTGGACCAG CTGGAGTCCCCTTTCTGATGACTGCTGAGCTGTTTACCCAGTCACATCGTCCAGCTGCTTACATCATTGGAGGGGCCCTCAACTGGCTGTCAAACTTCACT ATGTCTGCTGGAGCTTACTGCTACCTGGTTTTTTGTGGGGTATGTTGGATTGTCGCCATCTATGCTTATATTGTCATCCCAGAGACCAGGAACAAAACTTTTATGGAGATCAGTCAGATGTTCTCCTCCAAAAATGCAGCAAGATATCGTGTGTCTCTTGATGAGCTTCAGCTGAGGAAGTTTAAGGGATATGGGACTTTAGAAAACAGTTCTACAGATTTTGAAACTTATTTCATGGATGAATAA
- the LOC122561273 gene encoding solute carrier family 2, facilitated glucose transporter member 5-like isoform X4: protein MVEEAYLSESGNEKIIGHLTWPLLAVSILTSFGSSMAYGYNLAVVNSPAEYIKGFYNDTFLERFNQTLPTPHLVLLYSATVSVFAVGGMIGSLLVGLLVARFGQKGTLVYSTFLMLVAGLLLGFSRVLHSPEMVILGRFLTGIHSGISLSVVPMYLGEIAPKNLRGFLGLIPTIFICLGVFAAQVLGLSELMGKEKDWPLLLSLIMAPALVELLFLPWFPESPRYLLIQKEDIAATVRALTWYRNKYNSNIQAEIEEMQEEQRSLTSLQTISVFQLIADYSVRWQLVSVIVINIGMQLSGIDAIWFYTNRIFEKSGIPKQYIQYTTVGTGAIEVVAGLIGVPWMHYASVACVVGIIAGFCVGPAGVPFLMTAELFTQSHRPAAYIIGGALNWLSNFTVGFVFPFLQMSAGAYCYLVFCGVCWIVAIYAYIVIPETRNKTFMEISQMFSSKNAARYRVSLDELQLRKFKGYGTLENSSTDFETYFMDE from the exons CACTTGACGTGGCCTCTCCTGGCAGTATCCATCCTCACTTCTTTTGGTTCCTCCATGGCCTATGGCTATAACTTAGCAGTGGTGAACTCACCGGCAGAG TATATTAAAGGTTTCTACAATGACACATTCCTGGAACGATTCAACCAGACCTTACCCACCCCTCACTTGGTGCTGCTATATTCAGCAACTGTCTCGGTGTTTGCAGTCGGTGGGATGATTGGCTCTCTGCTCGTCGGGCTGCTTGTGGCAAGGTTTGGTCA GAAGGGCACCCTTGTGTACAGTACGTTCCTGATGTTAGTAGCCGGACTTCTGTTGGGATTCAGCCGAGTGCTGCATTCCCCGGAAATGGTCATCTTGGGACGCTTCCTGACTGGGATCCATTCAG GTATTTCACTCAGTGTGGTTCCGATGTATCTGGGTGAAATTGCTCCCAAAAATCTGCGAGGATTCCTGGGTTTAATTCCTACTATCTTCATCTGTCTGGGAGTGTTTGCAGCCCAAGTGCTGGGACTGAGTGAGTTGATGGGGAAG GAGAAGGATTGGCCTCTCTTGCTGTCTCTGATCATGGCTCCAGCCCTGGTTGAACTGCTGTTCCTTCCTTGGTTCCCAGAAAGTCCGCGATATCTGCTGATCCAGAAAGAGGACATTGCAGCCACAGTGCGAG CACTAACGTGGTATCGGAACAAGTACAACAGCAACATACAGGCAGAGATTGAGGAGATGCAGGAAGAGCAGAGATCATTGACTTCCTTACAAACCATCTCAGTTTTCCAGCTGATAGCCGATTACTCAGTCCGATGGCAGCTCGTGTCAGTCATTGTGATCAACATTGGGATGCAGCTTTCAGGAATAGACGCG atctggTTCTATACAAATAGGATATTTGAAAAATCTGGGATCCCTAAGCAATATATCCAATACACTACTGTGGGGACTGGTGCAATTGAGGTTGTTGCCGGACTGATTGGG GTTCCATGGATGCACTATGCCAGTGTGGCTTGTGTTGTTGGGATTATTGCTGGATTCTGTGTTGGACCAG CTGGAGTCCCCTTTCTGATGACTGCTGAGCTGTTTACCCAGTCACATCGTCCAGCTGCTTACATCATTGGAGGGGCCCTCAACTGGCTGTCAAACTTCACTGTAGGTTTTGTTTTTCCATTCCTTCAG ATGTCTGCTGGAGCTTACTGCTACCTGGTTTTTTGTGGGGTATGTTGGATTGTCGCCATCTATGCTTATATTGTCATCCCAGAGACCAGGAACAAAACTTTTATGGAGATCAGTCAGATGTTCTCCTCCAAAAATGCAGCAAGATATCGTGTGTCTCTTGATGAGCTTCAGCTGAGGAAGTTTAAGGGATATGGGACTTTAGAAAACAGTTCTACAGATTTTGAAACTTATTTCATGGATGAATAA
- the LOC122561273 gene encoding solute carrier family 2, facilitated glucose transporter member 9-like isoform X3, producing MLPLLCQHLTWPLLAVSILTSFGSSMAYGYNLAVVNSPAEYIKGFYNDTFLERFNQTLPTPHLVLLYSATVSVFAVGGMIGSLLVGLLVARFGQKGTLVYSTFLMLVAGLLLGFSRVLHSPEMVILGRFLTGIHSGISLSVVPMYLGEIAPKNLRGFLGLIPTIFICLGVFAAQVLGLSELMGKEKDWPLLLSLIMAPALVELLFLPWFPESPRYLLIQKEDIAATVRALTWYRNKYNSNIQAEIEEMQEEQRSLTSLQTISVFQLIADYSVRWQLVSVIVINIGMQLSGIDAIWFYTNRIFEKSGIPKQYIQYTTVGTGAIEVVAGLIGSLTIERVGRRPLLIGGFSFMGFSCAGITMSLLFEVPWMHYASVACVVGIIAGFCVGPAGVPFLMTAELFTQSHRPAAYIIGGALNWLSNFTVGFVFPFLQMSAGAYCYLVFCGVCWIVAIYAYIVIPETRNKTFMEISQMFSSKNAARYRVSLDELQLRKFKGYGTLENSSTDFETYFMDE from the exons CACTTGACGTGGCCTCTCCTGGCAGTATCCATCCTCACTTCTTTTGGTTCCTCCATGGCCTATGGCTATAACTTAGCAGTGGTGAACTCACCGGCAGAG TATATTAAAGGTTTCTACAATGACACATTCCTGGAACGATTCAACCAGACCTTACCCACCCCTCACTTGGTGCTGCTATATTCAGCAACTGTCTCGGTGTTTGCAGTCGGTGGGATGATTGGCTCTCTGCTCGTCGGGCTGCTTGTGGCAAGGTTTGGTCA GAAGGGCACCCTTGTGTACAGTACGTTCCTGATGTTAGTAGCCGGACTTCTGTTGGGATTCAGCCGAGTGCTGCATTCCCCGGAAATGGTCATCTTGGGACGCTTCCTGACTGGGATCCATTCAG GTATTTCACTCAGTGTGGTTCCGATGTATCTGGGTGAAATTGCTCCCAAAAATCTGCGAGGATTCCTGGGTTTAATTCCTACTATCTTCATCTGTCTGGGAGTGTTTGCAGCCCAAGTGCTGGGACTGAGTGAGTTGATGGGGAAG GAGAAGGATTGGCCTCTCTTGCTGTCTCTGATCATGGCTCCAGCCCTGGTTGAACTGCTGTTCCTTCCTTGGTTCCCAGAAAGTCCGCGATATCTGCTGATCCAGAAAGAGGACATTGCAGCCACAGTGCGAG CACTAACGTGGTATCGGAACAAGTACAACAGCAACATACAGGCAGAGATTGAGGAGATGCAGGAAGAGCAGAGATCATTGACTTCCTTACAAACCATCTCAGTTTTCCAGCTGATAGCCGATTACTCAGTCCGATGGCAGCTCGTGTCAGTCATTGTGATCAACATTGGGATGCAGCTTTCAGGAATAGACGCG atctggTTCTATACAAATAGGATATTTGAAAAATCTGGGATCCCTAAGCAATATATCCAATACACTACTGTGGGGACTGGTGCAATTGAGGTTGTTGCCGGACTGATTGGG AGTTTAACGATCGAGAGAGTAGGGAGACGTCCTTTGCTGATTGGTGGATTCAGCTTCATGGGATTCTCTTGTGCTGGGATCACAATGTCATTACTATTTGAG GTTCCATGGATGCACTATGCCAGTGTGGCTTGTGTTGTTGGGATTATTGCTGGATTCTGTGTTGGACCAG CTGGAGTCCCCTTTCTGATGACTGCTGAGCTGTTTACCCAGTCACATCGTCCAGCTGCTTACATCATTGGAGGGGCCCTCAACTGGCTGTCAAACTTCACTGTAGGTTTTGTTTTTCCATTCCTTCAG ATGTCTGCTGGAGCTTACTGCTACCTGGTTTTTTGTGGGGTATGTTGGATTGTCGCCATCTATGCTTATATTGTCATCCCAGAGACCAGGAACAAAACTTTTATGGAGATCAGTCAGATGTTCTCCTCCAAAAATGCAGCAAGATATCGTGTGTCTCTTGATGAGCTTCAGCTGAGGAAGTTTAAGGGATATGGGACTTTAGAAAACAGTTCTACAGATTTTGAAACTTATTTCATGGATGAATAA